One genomic region from Clostridia bacterium encodes:
- the cooS gene encoding anaerobic carbon-monoxide dehydrogenase catalytic subunit, producing the protein MSDNEIKKSYENSAERMEGSEKTLASTLTPSDTNDPAFHEDIHQKVKVDYEKIKKSPPMEEIHKWQREHIKKADQSKEGYPLNVIIDPAMREMYQAVHDSGMTNVFDRFSQQQPIQCKFCIEGLSCQLCANGPCRISSKTPRGTCGVDAHTMVSRNFVYRHVTIGTSANIFHCHQAARTLRAAGEKPESGLKIRDSEKLKKYAEMAGLDSSKPVNQLAIDFADWVIEDIHKPFHTPSSAVEAFAPAMRKELWRKLDLFPGGGYSEVAFAQTQCMTNFTSDPVEFLLRSVRLGVANEYQGLFLLDILQEILMGTQEISMKKQNMGLLKENMINIVTNGHMPLLAHVAIDLASSEEWQNKAKAAGADGIQVLGHVCEGQQLINYEGTHNQKGYGGQEGEWLSQEYLLATGVVDLFMFDYNCTVPTMPLFAKRFGTKLLSTHPVIKLQGTEALDFIPEKMSEQAAKALEKAIDSFKLRRSENRKSYIPPHVSECMTGFSTESVKKALGGSFKPLLDQIAGGNIRGVATIVGCTTARYGQGGSNIFKITKGLIENNILVLSGGCTSSVMEYTGLTNPKAADEAGEGLKAVCKQLGIPPVLTYGACVDIGKMTQTAKELADALGVDTNKLPLVIGAPEYLEQKAVADACTAVALGWLVHVAPVPSITGSDVVVKTLTETTETLGLGKVVVEMDAEKTIQIYKDHIEKKRKELGLN; encoded by the coding sequence ATGTCCGATAACGAAATAAAAAAATCATATGAGAACAGTGCTGAAAGAATGGAAGGCAGTGAAAAAACACTTGCATCAACCTTAACTCCTTCCGATACTAACGATCCTGCTTTTCATGAAGATATTCACCAAAAGGTAAAAGTAGATTATGAAAAAATAAAAAAGTCGCCACCGATGGAAGAAATCCATAAATGGCAGCGTGAACACATTAAAAAGGCAGATCAGTCAAAAGAAGGATATCCTCTGAATGTAATCATTGACCCTGCCATGAGAGAAATGTACCAGGCAGTGCATGATTCAGGAATGACTAACGTATTTGACCGTTTCAGCCAGCAACAACCAATTCAATGCAAATTCTGCATAGAAGGCCTTTCATGCCAGTTATGTGCCAACGGCCCATGCCGCATAAGTTCCAAAACCCCGCGAGGCACTTGTGGAGTAGATGCACACACAATGGTGTCAAGGAACTTTGTTTACAGGCATGTTACAATAGGCACATCTGCCAATATATTTCACTGCCACCAAGCTGCAAGAACATTAAGGGCGGCTGGCGAAAAGCCTGAGAGCGGACTTAAGATAAGAGATTCCGAAAAACTTAAGAAATATGCTGAAATGGCCGGATTGGATAGCAGCAAACCGGTTAATCAGCTGGCAATAGACTTTGCAGACTGGGTTATAGAGGATATACACAAACCTTTTCACACCCCTTCTTCTGCAGTGGAAGCCTTTGCTCCTGCAATGCGCAAGGAGCTATGGAGAAAACTGGATTTATTTCCCGGAGGAGGATATAGCGAGGTTGCTTTTGCACAAACCCAGTGCATGACAAATTTCACATCAGACCCTGTCGAATTCCTGTTAAGAAGCGTAAGGTTAGGCGTCGCAAATGAATATCAGGGTTTATTCCTGCTGGATATATTACAGGAAATACTTATGGGCACGCAGGAAATCTCAATGAAAAAGCAAAATATGGGACTCTTAAAAGAAAACATGATTAATATTGTTACAAACGGACATATGCCTCTGCTTGCTCATGTAGCGATTGATCTGGCTTCAAGCGAAGAATGGCAGAATAAAGCAAAAGCTGCCGGCGCTGACGGCATACAAGTGCTGGGTCATGTCTGTGAAGGCCAGCAGCTTATCAACTATGAAGGCACACATAACCAAAAGGGTTATGGAGGACAGGAAGGTGAATGGTTATCCCAGGAATACCTGCTTGCTACAGGCGTTGTAGACTTGTTTATGTTTGACTATAATTGCACAGTTCCTACTATGCCTCTTTTTGCAAAGCGCTTTGGAACAAAACTCTTGAGTACACACCCTGTAATAAAACTCCAGGGCACTGAAGCGCTGGATTTTATTCCGGAAAAGATGAGTGAACAGGCAGCCAAAGCACTGGAGAAGGCTATTGATTCCTTCAAACTGCGTAGATCGGAAAACAGAAAATCATATATTCCTCCTCACGTATCCGAGTGCATGACAGGCTTCAGTACTGAATCGGTAAAAAAAGCACTTGGCGGAAGTTTCAAGCCGCTGCTCGATCAGATAGCCGGTGGAAACATACGTGGAGTCGCAACTATTGTAGGCTGCACTACAGCCCGGTACGGACAGGGTGGAAGTAATATATTCAAGATAACAAAAGGGTTGATAGAAAATAACATATTGGTCCTTTCCGGCGGCTGCACCTCCAGTGTTATGGAATATACAGGCCTTACCAATCCAAAGGCGGCAGATGAAGCCGGTGAAGGTCTGAAAGCTGTTTGCAAACAACTCGGTATACCTCCGGTCCTTACATATGGTGCATGTGTGGATATAGGAAAAATGACTCAGACAGCAAAGGAACTGGCGGATGCCCTAGGAGTGGATACCAATAAGCTTCCCTTAGTGATTGGCGCTCCCGAATACCTGGAGCAGAAAGCAGTAGCAGATGCATGTACAGCTGTTGCATTGGGTTGGCTGGTACATGTAGCACCTGTTCCTTCAATCACAGGGAGTGATGTTGTAGTAAAAACCCTGACCGAAACTACAGAAACTCTGGGCTTAGGCAAAGTAGTCGTTGAAATGGATGCAGAAAAAACCATACAAATATATAAGGATCATATAGAGAAAAAGAGAAAAGAATTGGGATTGAATTAG
- a CDS encoding phosphatase PAP2 family protein — protein sequence MEVIKFLQQFSNPILDRIFILFTMLGEDTFFIIVITFTFWCVNKRFAYKLAFAFMMNGAINSSIKELLAVQRPIGQPGIFSLWTETATGYSFPSGHTESAASFWTSVMLEVRKKGVYIAGAIAITLVALSRVYLGVHWPQDVVAGAVFGIVIVIISNRIFELHEKSKRKHMVLLLMIPVLAGMLFFSSADYYKAAGVVCSFILGYVADLYFIRYETRATFIRQILKFVIGISVIVCIKSGVKALLPDWLICNFLRYFLMGLWVTVLAPILFKYMLRTNLSGGNKSVGSIE from the coding sequence GTGGAAGTGATAAAATTTTTACAGCAGTTTTCAAACCCAATACTGGATCGTATTTTTATCTTGTTTACTATGCTGGGGGAGGATACATTCTTTATTATAGTAATAACCTTTACCTTCTGGTGTGTAAATAAAAGATTTGCATATAAACTGGCTTTTGCGTTTATGATGAATGGAGCTATAAACAGCTCAATTAAGGAATTACTGGCAGTCCAGAGGCCGATAGGGCAGCCCGGAATTTTCTCATTATGGACCGAAACAGCTACAGGCTATTCATTCCCCAGCGGACATACAGAATCTGCTGCGTCCTTCTGGACCTCAGTAATGTTGGAGGTGAGGAAGAAAGGGGTTTATATTGCCGGGGCTATTGCAATAACTCTGGTTGCTCTCTCCAGAGTATATCTGGGAGTGCATTGGCCTCAGGATGTTGTTGCAGGAGCCGTATTTGGTATAGTAATAGTAATCATTTCAAACAGGATATTTGAGTTGCATGAAAAAAGCAAAAGGAAGCATATGGTGCTTTTATTAATGATACCGGTTTTGGCGGGTATGCTGTTTTTTAGTTCTGCTGATTACTATAAGGCTGCAGGTGTAGTATGCAGCTTCATTTTAGGCTATGTTGCTGATTTGTACTTTATACGGTATGAAACCAGGGCTACTTTTATACGGCAGATATTAAAGTTTGTTATCGGCATTTCTGTAATTGTGTGCATAAAATCCGGAGTCAAAGCCTTACTTCCCGATTGGCTCATATGCAACTTTCTCAGATATTTCTTAATGGGACTGTGGGTTACAGTTCTGGCCCCCATACTTTTTAAGTATATGTTGAGAACAAACCTGTCAGGGGGAAATAAATCAGTTGGTTCAATTGAATAA
- a CDS encoding metal ABC transporter permease, which translates to MDIWYALVNTFLPFEWTQYEFMKNALLAVLIITPVFGILSTMIVNNRMAFFSDSIGHSTLTGVGIGVILGVKSPLLSMIVFSAIFAVFIVVFKNANTASTDTVIGVFSSIAISLGLVIILKNSANLQKYLIGDILSITAFDILLLFIVLCVVMFFWIFIFNKLMIVSINQSLASSRGLNVQLMEIVFTVIIAVIVTISIQWVGLLIINSLLVLPAAAARNISGNVRQYHVISLLIAIISGVSGLILSYYWGTATGATIVLISAGFYFATFFLKRKIA; encoded by the coding sequence ATGGATATCTGGTATGCATTGGTAAACACGTTTCTACCCTTTGAGTGGACACAATATGAATTTATGAAAAATGCACTTCTGGCTGTTTTGATAATAACACCGGTTTTCGGCATTTTAAGCACAATGATAGTCAATAACAGGATGGCATTCTTTTCCGATTCTATAGGACATTCTACACTCACCGGGGTAGGTATAGGAGTCATACTTGGGGTAAAAAGCCCCCTGCTTTCCATGATAGTCTTTTCTGCTATATTTGCAGTGTTTATAGTAGTTTTCAAGAATGCAAATACTGCTTCGACTGATACTGTAATAGGAGTATTCTCTTCTATTGCCATTTCGCTCGGACTTGTGATAATACTGAAGAACTCTGCAAATTTGCAGAAGTATCTGATAGGGGATATTTTAAGTATCACAGCCTTTGACATTTTGCTTTTGTTTATTGTATTATGTGTTGTAATGTTTTTTTGGATTTTTATATTCAATAAGCTTATGATTGTGAGCATAAACCAGTCGCTTGCGAGCAGCAGAGGGCTGAATGTACAGCTGATGGAAATCGTCTTTACTGTTATCATTGCTGTTATTGTAACGATATCTATTCAATGGGTGGGCTTGTTGATTATAAATTCGCTTTTGGTTTTACCTGCGGCAGCGGCACGTAATATTTCCGGAAATGTCCGGCAGTACCATGTAATATCCTTGCTTATAGCCATTATATCAGGAGTTTCCGGCCTTATTCTTTCGTATTACTGGGGTACTGCTACAGGTGCTACCATAGTACTCATTTCAGCAGGATTTTATTTTGCAACCTTCTTTTTGAAGAGAAAAATCGCATAA
- a CDS encoding metal ABC transporter ATP-binding protein produces the protein MTNNISSNNKNSKSCGLCCTKIEDFSVIRGGTRILDDINIHIHCGELTALIGPNGAGKSTLLKAVLGEIKHKGELKFLDEKGVHTGHPVIGYVPQQLSFDRSSPVSVLDLFAACKSKIPVWLSRSKKLRSSVSDALERVQAEYAIDRKLGALSGGELQRVLLALALDPVPDILLLDEPVSGIDYCGMEMFYNTVSELRKSYDMTIILVSHDLPLVSKFADHVIFLNRTIICSGSPKEVFSHPRAVETFGYFHPADAEKRKGGSED, from the coding sequence ATGACAAACAATATATCTTCTAATAACAAAAACAGCAAATCCTGTGGGCTTTGTTGCACTAAGATTGAGGATTTCAGTGTAATAAGAGGAGGAACCAGGATACTGGATGATATAAACATTCACATTCACTGCGGGGAGCTTACAGCTTTAATAGGGCCTAACGGAGCAGGAAAGAGTACTTTGCTTAAAGCAGTGCTTGGAGAAATAAAGCATAAGGGCGAACTGAAATTTTTAGATGAAAAAGGTGTTCATACGGGGCATCCAGTAATAGGGTATGTTCCCCAGCAGCTCAGTTTTGACAGAAGCTCGCCCGTCAGTGTACTAGATTTGTTTGCTGCATGCAAATCAAAAATACCTGTATGGCTTTCTCGCAGTAAAAAACTCCGCAGTAGCGTTTCTGATGCTCTTGAAAGAGTGCAGGCAGAATATGCCATAGACAGGAAGCTGGGTGCGCTGTCAGGGGGTGAGCTGCAGAGAGTACTGCTGGCTCTGGCTCTCGATCCTGTGCCGGATATACTGCTGTTGGACGAACCTGTTTCCGGCATTGATTACTGCGGAATGGAAATGTTCTACAATACTGTTTCCGAGCTAAGGAAGAGCTATGATATGACGATCATACTGGTTTCACATGATTTGCCACTGGTTTCCAAGTTTGCTGACCATGTGATATTTCTAAACAGGACTATTATTTGCAGCGGCAGCCCGAAGGAAGTATTCAGCCATCCCCGTGCAGTTGAAACCTTTGGGTATTTTCATCCGGCAGATGCTGAAAAAAGAAAAGGTGGTAGTGAGGATTGA
- a CDS encoding metal ABC transporter substrate-binding protein, which produces MRLKKFNLCVLITTIIILMAGCGQKMESEPAAGSNKLTIVTSFYPVYVHTINVVKDIPGIKVVNLTEPQKGCLHDYSLTTDNMKTLNDAQIFVINGAGIEAFMDKVTKQLPDLKVIEASEGIELLEEKHNHEDTEKAEEHIEEVNPHVWVSISKAIQQVQNIGRKLAEYDPDNESGYKANTEAYVKRLEEQKEKMHKALKDLKNRRIVTFHEAFTYFAKEFVLDIAAVIEREPGSDPSAQELKDTIETVRKNNIKALFAEPQYSSGAAETISRETGAKVFTLDPAVTGEANGDTDAYIKIMDKNLDVLREALK; this is translated from the coding sequence ATGAGACTCAAAAAGTTCAATTTATGTGTTTTGATAACTACTATTATTATACTTATGGCAGGATGCGGTCAGAAAATGGAGTCAGAGCCCGCAGCCGGCAGCAATAAGCTTACAATAGTGACGTCTTTTTATCCGGTGTATGTTCATACAATTAATGTTGTCAAGGATATTCCCGGAATAAAAGTTGTAAACCTGACAGAGCCACAAAAAGGATGTCTTCATGATTATTCCTTGACTACCGATAATATGAAAACCTTGAACGATGCACAGATATTTGTTATAAACGGTGCCGGGATTGAAGCTTTTATGGACAAGGTCACAAAACAGCTTCCAGACCTGAAGGTAATAGAGGCTTCGGAGGGTATAGAGCTTCTTGAAGAAAAACATAACCATGAAGATACCGAAAAAGCTGAAGAACATATTGAAGAAGTGAATCCTCACGTATGGGTAAGTATATCAAAGGCAATTCAGCAGGTTCAAAACATTGGAAGAAAGCTGGCTGAATATGATCCTGACAACGAATCGGGATATAAGGCCAATACTGAGGCATATGTAAAGAGGCTTGAAGAGCAAAAAGAAAAGATGCATAAAGCTCTTAAGGATTTGAAAAACAGAAGGATTGTGACTTTCCATGAAGCATTTACATATTTCGCCAAAGAATTCGTCCTTGATATAGCGGCAGTTATTGAAAGAGAACCGGGGTCTGATCCAAGCGCGCAGGAGCTTAAAGATACCATAGAAACTGTCAGGAAGAATAATATAAAGGCTTTGTTTGCTGAGCCACAGTATTCTTCCGGAGCCGCTGAGACTATTTCGCGGGAGACGGGGGCGAAAGTATTCACTCTCGACCCTGCAGTTACTGGGGAAGCAAACGGCGATACCGATGCTTATATAAAAATAATGGATAAAAACCTGGATGTATTACGAGAGGCACTGAAATGA
- a CDS encoding anaerobic ribonucleoside triphosphate reductase → MITKIRKRDGREVPFNIEKIANAIFKAAGATGGKNYDTALKLAERTIEYLETKLDKRTPTVEEIQDAVEQVLIETGHARTAKEFILYRAERTRVREMNTRLMKVFEDLTFKEAKDNDTKRENANIDGDTAMGTMLKYGSEGAKQFYEMYILKPEHSKAHKEGDIHIHDMDFLTLTTTCCQIDILSLFKGGFSTGHGHLREPNDIHSYSALACIAIQSNQNDQHGGQSIPNFDYGMAPGVAKTFAKLYKQNMIKALELLTDKSDVESFVKNMFKELEEKHGLTPALSISDQFIKLESNYLTEYIKDEAVVQKAQSFTREKAEAETNRNTYQAMEAFVHNLNTMHSRAGAQIPFSSINYGMDVSPEGRLVIKNILLATEAGLGNGETPIFPIHIFRVKEGVNYNPGEPNYDLFKLACRVSAKRLFPNFAFLDAPYNLKYYVPGKPESEIAYMGCRTRVVGNVHDPDREIIYGRGNLSFTTINLPKIALRSNKNINIFFEELDKKIDLVINQLLERFEIQARKKVKNYPFLMGQGIWIDSEKLNWEDEVREVLKHGTLTTGFIGLAECLKALTGKHHGESEESQNLGIEIVGYMRKRMDEASQKYNMNFTVIATPAEGTAGRFVKMDRAIFGEIEGVTDREYYTNSFHVPVYHEINAFDKIKIEAPYHELTNAGHITYVELDGDPTNNIQAFEKVVRAMKEAGIGYGSINHPVDRDPVCGYTGIIGDTCPACGRKEGEIKFERIRRITGYLVGTLDRFNDAKRAEERDRIKHLACSI, encoded by the coding sequence ATGATCACAAAAATCAGAAAAAGGGATGGAAGAGAAGTACCTTTCAACATTGAGAAAATAGCTAATGCTATTTTTAAAGCAGCAGGAGCGACAGGAGGTAAAAACTACGATACTGCACTCAAGCTGGCCGAAAGGACAATTGAATATCTTGAGACCAAGCTGGATAAAAGAACCCCAACTGTCGAGGAAATTCAAGATGCTGTAGAACAGGTACTTATTGAAACCGGACATGCACGCACTGCTAAGGAATTTATCCTCTACAGGGCTGAAAGGACCCGTGTCAGAGAAATGAACACCCGACTGATGAAAGTGTTTGAAGATCTGACATTCAAAGAAGCAAAGGATAATGATACTAAACGTGAAAATGCAAATATTGATGGCGATACGGCAATGGGTACCATGTTGAAGTACGGGTCTGAAGGTGCTAAGCAGTTTTATGAAATGTATATACTGAAACCCGAGCATTCAAAAGCCCATAAAGAGGGCGATATACATATACACGATATGGACTTCCTTACACTTACCACTACCTGCTGTCAGATTGACATACTGAGCCTGTTCAAGGGAGGCTTCAGTACAGGCCACGGTCATCTAAGGGAGCCAAACGATATACACAGTTATTCTGCATTGGCGTGTATTGCCATACAGTCAAATCAAAACGACCAGCATGGAGGACAAAGTATCCCTAATTTTGATTATGGAATGGCACCCGGAGTTGCTAAAACCTTTGCCAAGCTGTACAAGCAGAATATGATTAAAGCTTTGGAATTGCTGACTGATAAGTCTGATGTGGAATCTTTTGTTAAAAACATGTTTAAGGAATTGGAAGAAAAACACGGACTGACTCCTGCATTAAGCATTTCAGATCAATTCATCAAGCTTGAGAGTAATTATCTCACTGAATATATAAAGGATGAAGCTGTTGTACAAAAAGCTCAAAGCTTCACCCGGGAAAAGGCAGAAGCAGAAACTAACAGAAATACATACCAGGCTATGGAGGCATTTGTTCACAACCTGAATACCATGCACAGTAGGGCTGGAGCCCAAATCCCTTTCAGTTCGATAAACTATGGAATGGATGTGTCACCGGAAGGCAGACTGGTAATCAAAAACATACTTCTTGCTACTGAAGCCGGCCTTGGAAATGGTGAAACTCCCATTTTCCCAATACACATTTTCAGAGTAAAGGAAGGGGTAAATTATAACCCCGGTGAGCCTAATTATGACCTGTTCAAACTGGCTTGCAGGGTAAGTGCCAAGAGGCTGTTCCCTAACTTCGCATTTTTGGATGCCCCATATAATCTAAAATACTATGTACCAGGAAAGCCCGAAAGCGAAATTGCATATATGGGCTGCAGAACAAGAGTAGTGGGCAACGTCCACGATCCAGACAGAGAGATCATATATGGAAGAGGCAATCTGAGCTTTACTACGATAAATCTTCCAAAAATAGCTTTAAGAAGCAATAAGAACATTAATATATTCTTTGAAGAACTTGATAAAAAAATTGATCTTGTTATAAATCAGTTATTAGAGCGGTTTGAAATACAGGCACGTAAAAAGGTTAAAAACTATCCGTTTTTGATGGGACAGGGCATCTGGATCGATTCCGAAAAACTGAACTGGGAAGATGAAGTACGGGAGGTTCTTAAGCATGGCACTTTGACTACAGGTTTTATCGGACTTGCAGAATGCCTTAAGGCTTTGACCGGAAAGCACCATGGTGAATCTGAAGAATCCCAGAACCTTGGTATCGAGATCGTGGGCTATATGCGCAAACGTATGGATGAAGCCAGCCAAAAATATAATATGAATTTCACAGTAATTGCAACTCCTGCTGAAGGTACTGCGGGACGTTTTGTGAAGATGGACAGGGCTATTTTCGGAGAGATAGAGGGAGTTACGGACAGGGAATATTATACCAACAGCTTCCACGTACCTGTTTACCATGAGATAAATGCCTTTGATAAGATCAAAATAGAAGCGCCCTATCACGAATTGACCAATGCCGGGCACATAACATATGTCGAGCTGGACGGCGACCCTACAAATAATATACAGGCCTTTGAAAAGGTTGTAAGAGCCATGAAGGAGGCCGGTATAGGATATGGATCCATTAACCATCCTGTAGACCGTGACCCCGTATGCGGATACACCGGTATTATCGGAGATACTTGCCCTGCATGCGGCAGAAAGGAAGGAGAAATCAAGTTTGAAAGGATCAGACGCATCACTGGCTACCTTGTAGGCACACTTGACCGTTTCAATGACGCAAAAAGGGCGGAAGAAAGAGACAGGATAAAACATCTTGCCTGTTCTATTTAA
- the nrdG gene encoding anaerobic ribonucleoside-triphosphate reductase activating protein, translating into MSTELRVAGIIKESIVDGPGIRMVVFAQGCNHKCLGCHNPHTHSFVGGTVVSVDSLLEQARRNPLLDGLTFSGGEPFEQAEAFAVLARKAKAMGLGIMTYTGYTYEFLTQHSNKKNAWSELLNETDVLVDGRFDIQKKNALLKFRGSTNQRIIDLKRTRIYKNLMLAEDIG; encoded by the coding sequence ATGAGCACTGAATTAAGAGTTGCAGGTATCATAAAGGAATCTATAGTTGATGGTCCAGGTATACGAATGGTGGTATTTGCTCAGGGATGCAATCACAAGTGTCTGGGATGTCACAACCCTCATACCCACTCCTTTGTCGGAGGAACTGTAGTAAGTGTAGATTCACTGTTGGAACAGGCCAGAAGAAATCCTCTTCTGGATGGACTAACCTTCAGTGGAGGAGAGCCTTTTGAGCAGGCGGAAGCTTTTGCGGTACTCGCCCGTAAAGCAAAAGCGATGGGGTTAGGTATAATGACCTATACAGGGTATACTTATGAGTTTCTCACACAGCATTCAAATAAAAAGAATGCCTGGAGTGAACTGCTTAACGAAACAGATGTGCTAGTAGACGGCAGATTTGATATCCAGAAGAAAAACGCCCTTCTCAAATTCAGGGGCTCTACTAACCAGCGTATAATTGATTTGAAAAGGACCAGGATATATAAGAATTTAATGCTGGCTGAAGATATAGGATAA